From Besnoitia besnoiti strain Bb-Ger1 chromosome X, whole genome shotgun sequence, one genomic window encodes:
- a CDS encoding hypothetical protein (encoded by transcript BESB_016640) has translation MMVAKHLQRAETTSAAAAPPAAVTAQGALPGGPASAPRSAEDAERGEGLEGSNEMVTADATLLVEEPEQEASPGASAGGGTASRVERLDDAEPPWPGGPQSAVNRGAPVAPAAPGDPRHAGRLVQAIPQRTTAARGDLLSKPKGGGKFVPGVELLLGASPERTGAHGDLVRNAPACPSPRPPASVVPAAMTVSGASGGAAALSRDTQSLDLVRNASCVVPALFTEPVPSTDSLSAAGRAGASAAPGVKGGHRRVLARIKAESAERARSRLLREARRLASSARVNLFPFSESSPHPTEHDDGTSSDATSSHSSTSSSRSHSGDELYCKTMLSRAPESRNATSDDSHGRDLRTEEDPSSASTDEGHAPRTAVVARGRGAVSSDEAASRRLTSPVEVLSRFARLALTAGRPSQRRTHRARGGGGTKRIHAAAAARHAAPRGVRRLSSQASSATSNFSSSRSASVVSASSDATSTSSDSSVSTVEAARRDRVRRRQELEIRARGAQAALSQERRLPSRRMPTQAPRLHRPHPVFSSSLSSSASSGEDYHQVHCSTHARQHPVTREPSMRSPAFRSPAPARPDAVAGGLAWAQAEVSSRPLQVSSGSPATASPLSRPSADRRLPSRSPARRASEVVRARAAGVPLLRLRSLARLTAVKENAQRAQARVRPEVEASSQEEAYQQRRRVALLRGADAWLALLTPLGDSPSRGRLRTNSSSPLSSNTSSSDSDEGGRRARKEFRKECGAVGAGRSTEEQVSKHDFAADAAGRVEAAAPGAVQTPARVVSSELFEETETESESEHETKNEKGGRHTGFFSRWFPPKPQTSEAATTATQGASRLRRDHRSGSIERGVPLPSSPSSPQASHPSSPPPTSLSPSSFASSDSGASPRSRLWTQQQRALRRRTREAAGQRRRDPRKRASTLFGLLDLFPPSGTARRRKEGWRISEGGSGAAASSLATTELDGEVQWRPDASFVAVPVAATAVDTSPPEHTRGMETLESCEGRRRARQSERDETSQPSSAPSRVRGEMADNVREGNALDKASCEGMTNQRQGASAVGDRHSEEFSEVNKHDDPTDPAASGDAPSPSAHRTPQTAASLGRRFNGCSSSSLSLSYPGSSSLRSASFASQARSSPVSAAFDASVPSAPSPPDPEQGREPRAAVTASFAASQPSGAAKRVVVDVRERGAARGEKEMGERAAVGGEIHVGHTHRKQENAFSSASSVSPRASSSAWSSSPSTSAAASPTASSASSPSSFLVGPLGRGTTSFFAWIRGEDVEADSTEIDPEREERAPMSSALLPPSASAVAGSRRGENFARTVSRLSPASGDIHAASGQGELATTRSLSRVEGDAHPSEPASASSSSSPPTRPAGRGVEAPSSPRPNPAVSAAPQDSVSAVQPLRALSTPSSAPRETRADSRRQVKTGSRHAGVVQVASERSSSSPRSPVAPPSGVLRSLSSTASAASVAACDPPVSSSTGPSPSRPEACPAAAAVVHFSAASASLCAGALAASPNCAPAASPNCAPSTSSSPSVLPLSAASGGRGAETAAHFLSPASSVSSPGSPSCPSAPLVDAPLHGPSLHVPSPSSPQSSPSPASFSGRVSGSVPEAAHRLPTSKFRWVDLDRLPLTSQVAFDDLTQAMRRRACAGHLQGACCCCIGCSTDCSQAASGLLSSLSVPGDAFETLKRDGMCTCFCGTCCCTRRLCDDETDAGVKRLSTATGHSSAFPREAPDLSFLFEIRDGGALRSSSGMARSPSALSQGGLSASAHPSIAAFLASRIPSFHAGLPPARLAELQARASTQLAATVANQVALAARLLVHAPANELVIPSLDLFLNQRKVRSLMGVPSRNVVEQLLRILGRFPRFALPLYDTFLLEQVCEDPVLHPRLQGLEIPFRLLTHDFVFLGSYAYLADLPPWSRPPVKVLRVYKFQQLQLVDTGETREEATASATARQRSSCVSRSSFEDFDLEGEDDGIQRGGGFGRRSSVGSDSGPETYEEPEGVRRRPSMRRDRSARWRGDSHGTTTWAPASPERRPLGCDSPGGSTGAGRDRETTSDRPLQAARSCAAMRRPESEPQESEGRGAGKREEMRRRQPGRRGGEDERLRRQPSERAGADARPVGGTYSAPTHGARPDDLEAEHLQGLAFYNLKLMMGDFAETLEIVELHYGEMFYIEGDVFAYFRGVTTFMDSQNFRLESIKCRRRDGPPIVLTPSGASASPGSASGVGESWRGEAARRTPTRQVPRRRRGERGEKGGSCGACQARQTPSSGDKACGICCRCRARQVARDSSSCVTSEEEKEPGISFGWADRESRVRRGSSEDDEGSSSDEEQGGWRGRRQEIRARETDNRRDRLRRTRGGAQAERQRSRSYHARGALETYGSRKTKPAETETEDDGAGNETDDEDIDGFVRTRTLVDRVYGPKDEGGIGSGIARTFTNIVRALDMGSRRRTDIVVEGAPLLSFFSSPSLLVAPSRLLSGSPGIGEEASYIATPAKWEIHSVTYVKKPRSPFPVSTPVEETERSSARGQVRLRRDASTATPPARPSGRAEGRDEQAPVGERGAETREGSDSRDGRRPTFLGYLLGDDDIEDDDPLAFFDGTWY, from the exons ATGATGGTCGCCAAACacctccagcgcgccgaaACGACgtcagccgcggccgcccctccAGCTGCCGTGACTGCCCAGGGTGCGCTCCCAGGCGGTCCCGCTAGCGCCCCTCGGTctgcggaagacgcagagcgtGGAGAAGGCCTCGAGGGCAGCAACGAGATGGTGACGGCGGATGCGACCCTACTCGTGGAGGAGCCCGAGCAGGAGGCTTCTCCAGGTGCCTCAGCAGGCGGGGGGACAGCGTCGCGAgttgagcgactcgacgacgccgagcccCCCTGGCCAGGAGGGCCTCAGAGCGCAGTCAACCGTGGAGCCCCAGTGGCTCCTGCTGCTCCTGGAGATCCGCGCCACGCTGGCAGACTGGTGCAGGCGATCCCACAGCGGACCACCGCTGCTCGAGGAGACTTGCTGAGCAAACCGAAGGGCGGTGGTAAGTTCGTGCCGGGAgtggagctgctgctgggcgcGTCTCCAGAACGTACCGGCGCCCATGGCGATCTAGTGCGCAACGCCCCCGCGTGTCCCTCCCCTCGTCCACCTGCGTCTGTTGTACCTGCGGCGATGACCGTAAGTGGCGCCTccggaggagccgcagcgcttTCGCGTGACACACAGTCGCTGGACCTGGTACGAAACGCTTCGTGCGTTGTACCAGCACTCTTCACGGAGCCCGTTCCGAGTACGGATTCGCTGTCTGCCGCGGGCCgtgcgggcgcctccgccgcgccgggcgtTAAGGGCGGACACCGGCGGGTGTTGGCGCGCATCAAGGCGGAATCAGCggagcgcgcccgcagccgatTGTTAAGGGAAGCTAGACGACTCGCATCGTCTGCCAGAGTGAATTTGTTTCCCTTTTCGGAGTCGTCGCCTCACCCCACCGAACACGACGACGGGACATCGTCGGACGCGACGAGCTCGCACTCGTCGacctcttcgtctcgctctcaCTCGGGAGACGAACTCTACTGCAAGACGATGCTCTCGCGCGCACCGGAAAGCAGAAACGCCACCAGCGACGACAGCCACGGTCGAGACCTGCGGACTGAGGAAGATCCAAGCAGCGCGAGCACCGACGAGGGGCATGCACCACGCACGGCCGTGGTCGCGCGTGGCAGGGGGGCGGTCAGTTCCGATGAagcagcctcgcggcggtTAACTTCGCCGGTGGAAGTCCTCTCGCGTTTCGCCCGTCTGGCCCTAACAGCGGGGAGGCCGAGCCAGAGAAGAACCCACAGggcgaggggaggggggggcacgAAGCGCATTcatgccgccgctgcagcgagacacgcagcTCCACGCGGTGTGAGGAGGCTGTCGTCGCaagcctcctccgcgacgagCAACTTCAGCAGCTCCCGTTCGGCGTCCGTCGTGTCCGCTTCGTCGGACGCGACATCGACGTCCTCAGACAGCAGCGTCTCCACTGTGGAGGCAGCCAGGAGGGACCGGGTACGGAGAAGACAGGAGCTGGAGATACGTGCACGTGGCGCGCAAGCGGCATTGAGCCAGGAACGACGCCTGCCAAGCAGGCGCATGCCGACGCAGGCTCCGCGACTCCACAGGCCCCATCCCgtgttttcttcgtctctgtcttcgtCCGCATCATCCGGCGAAGACTACCACCAGGTGCACTGCTCCACGCACGCCCGTCAGCATCCAGTGACGCGTGAGCCTAGTATGCGCTCACCCGCCTTtcggtcgcctgcgcctgcccgTCCTGACGCCGTTGCAGGCGGCTTGGCGTGGGCGCAGGCAGAAGTGTCCTCGCGCCCCCTGCAGGTCTCTTCTGGATCGCCTGCTACGGCTTCGCCGTTgtcgcggccgtctgcggACCGACGCCTTCCGTCGCGGAGCCCggctcggcgcgcgtctgAAGTCGTTCGGGCTagagctgcaggcgtccCTTTGCTTCGGCTGCGGTCGCTGGCGCGCTTGACTGCCGTGAAGGAGAACgcccagcgcgcgcaggcaagAGTCCGACCGGAGGTTGAGGCGTCAAGCCAGGAGGAGGCATACCAACAACGAAGGAGAGTGGCactgcttcgcggcgccgacgcgtggctcgcgctgctgacgCCACTGGGCGactcgccttcgcgaggCCGCTTGCGAACGAACTCCTCGagtcctctctcctcgaaCACCAGCTCTTCGGATTCcgacgagggaggaaggcgcgctAGAAAAGAATTCAGGAAGGAatgcggcgccgtcggcgcgggGCGGTCGACAGAGGAGCAAGTGAGCAAACATGACTTTGCAGCAGATGCGGCTGGACGCGtggaggcagcggcaccGGGCGCGGtgcagacgcccgcgcgggtGGTGTCGTCTGAGTTGTTTGAGGAGACAGAAACGGAGAGCGAGTCTGAACACGAAACGAAGAACGAGAAAGGTGGGCGTCACACTGGCTTTTTCTCCAGATGGTTCCCGCCGAAACCCCAAACATCAGAGGCTGCTACGACAGCCACGCAGGGCGCCAGCCGTCTTCGGAGAGACCATCGATCTGGTTCGATCGAACGCGGCGTTCCGCTGCCATCTTCACCTTCCTCACCGCAGGCCTCCCACCCGTCGTCTCCACCCCCAACTTCTCTATCTCCGTCTTCGTTCGCCTCATCTGactcaggcgcctcgccgcgaagccgcttGTGGACTCAGCAACAGCGAGCACTGCGAcgtcgcacgcgcgaggctgcaggacagaggcgcagagacccGCGAAAGCGCGCGAGTACCTTGTTTGGCCTTCTGGATCTTTTCCCGCCGTCAGGGACTGCAAGGCGGCGCAAGGAGGGCTGGCGAATCAGCGAAGGTGGTTCAGGagcggccgcgtcttcccTGGCGACTACAGAGTTGGATGGAGAGGTGCAGTGGCGCCCAGacgcctccttcgtcgcAGTTCCGGTCGCTGCAACAGCAGTTGACACCTCGCCGCCGGAACACACCCGAGGGATGGAGACCCTAGAGAGCTGCGagggacggcgacgcgcgaggcagagcgaaCGCGACGAGACGAGCCAGCCAAGCAGCGCGCCTTCACGCGTTCGCGGGGAAATGGCGGACAATGTCAGGGAGGGAAATGCCCTAGACAAGGCGTCATGCGAAGGAATGACGAACCAGAGAcagggcgcgagcgccgtaGGCGATCGGCACAGTGAGGAGTTCAGTGAGGTCAACAAGCACGACGATCCGACCGATCCAGCAgcaagcggcgacgcgccctcgccgtccgctcATCGAACGCCCCAAACTGCAGCTTCTCTTGGCCGTCGTTTCAACGGCTGCTCCAGTTCATCCTTGAGCTTGTCTTATCCTGGTAGCTCTTCGCTGCGTTCTGCCTCGTTCGCATCGCAGGCTCGCtcgtctcctgtctctgcagctttCGACGCTTCTGTCCCTTCCGCGCCGTCACCGCCTGACCCTGAACAGGGGCGTgaaccgcgcgccgcagtcacggcctctttcgcggcctcgcagcctTCCGGAGCCGCGAAGAGAGTCGTCGTCGATGTGCGGGAACGAGGCGCAGCAcggggagagaaagagatgGGGGAGCGAGCGGCTGTGGGTGGCGAAATCCACGTAGGCCACACTCACCGGAAACAAGAAAACGCGTtttcgtccgcctcctctgtgtcACCTCgagcgtcgtcttctgcctgGTCATCGTCGCCTTCAACCTCAGCAGCTGCCTCCCCCAccgcctcttcggcctcgtcgccttcttcgttccTGGTGGGCCCCCTCGGCCGCGGCACAACGTCGTTTTTTGCGTGGATACGAGGAGAGGACGTAGAGGCGGATTCGACGGAGATAGAcccggagagagaagagagggcgCCGATGTCTTCGGCCCTCTTGCCTCCTTCAGCCTCCGCAGTGGCTggcagcagaagaggcgagaacTTCGCACGTACTGTCTCTCGCctttcgccggcgtctggcgATATTCACGCAGCATCGGGACAAGGCGAACTCGCGACCACCCGGTCTTTGTCGCGTGTGGAAGGCGATGCCCATCCGTCAGAGcctgcttctgcttcttcgtcatCTTCACCTCCGACGCGTCCTGCAGGCCGGGGTGTGGAAGCTCCGTCCAGCCCGCGGCCTAACCCAGCGGTCTCTGCGGCTCCACAGGATTCTGTGTCTGCAGTTCAGCCCCTGCGTGCGTTATCGACGCCGTCCTCAGCTCCGCGTGAGACTCGTGCGGATTCGAGGCGTCAAGTGAAGACAGGCTCAAGGCACGCAGGGGTCGTTCAAGTTGCGTCTGAACGTTCGTCTTCGTCACCGCGCTCCCcagtcgcgccgccctccggtGTGTTGCGTTCGTTGTCGTCGACGGCGTCGGCAGCCTCTGTCGCGGCTTGTGatccgcctgtctcctcctcaACTGGACCGTCGCCATCCCGCCCCGAGGCTTgtcccgcggctgctgctgttgTCCATTTCAGCGCCGCATCCGCGTCGCtttgcgccggcgcgctcgccgcgtcgcctaactgcgcgcccgccgcgtcgcctaactgcgcgccttcgacgtcgtcgtcgccttctgtgctgcccctctccgctgcctccgggggtcgcggcgcagagaccgcCGCGCACTTTCTTTCTCCAGCTTCCTCCGTCTCGTCTCCAGGCTCGCCCTCGTgtccgtctgcgcctctcgtgGATGCGCCTCTGCACGGGCCTTCTTTGCACGttccctcgccttcgtctccgcagtcctctccttcgcctgcgtccttCTCCGGGCGCGTCTCGGGATCGGTGCCAGAAGCCGCGCACCGCCTGCCCACTTCGAAGTTCCGCTGGGTAGACCTCGACCGTCTCCCCCTCACATCGCAGGTCGCCTTCGATGATCTGACGCAGGccatgcgccggcgcgcgtgcgctggaCATCTCCAgggcgcgtgctgctgctgcattgGATGCTCCACAGACTGTTCGCAGGCGGCGTCCGGTCTGCTTTCGTCCCTCTCTGTTCCTGGCGATGCCTTCGAGACTCTGAAGAGAGACGGCATGTGCACTTGCTTCTGTGGGACGTGCTGCTGCACCCGACGCCTGTGCGATGACGAGACCGACGCAGGCGTCAAGCGACTGTCGACGGCGACCGGTCATTCCTCCGCATTCCCTCGTGAAGCTCCGGATCTCTCATTCCTATTCGAAATTCGTGACGGGGGTGCgctgcgctcctcctcgggcATGGCGAGATCTCCGAGTGCACTCAGCCAGGGAGGTTTGTCGGCTTCTGCGCATCCGTCCATCGCCGCctttctcgcctcgcgcatcCCCTCATTCCACGCGGGCTTGCCacccgcgcggctcgccgagcTCCAGGCGAGGGCTTcgacgcagctggcggcgacggTGGCGAACCAagtggcgctggcggcccGCTTGTTGGTGCACGCGCCAGCCAACGAGCTGGTGATTCCGTCGCTCGACCTGTTTTTGAATCAGCGGAAAGTGCGGTCTTTGATGGGGGTGCCGAGTCGGAACGTTgtggagcagctgctgcgaaTCCTCGGGCGGTTTCCCCGCTTCGCCTTGCCGCTGTACGACACCTTCCTCCTGGAGCAGGTCTGCGAGGACCCCGTGCTCCACCCCAGGCTGCAGGGCCTCGAAATTCCTTTCCGGCTGCTGACGCACGACTTCGTTTTCCTCGGCTCGTATGCCTATTTGGCAGACCTTCCGCCGTGGTCTCGGCCGCCAGTAAAAGTACTGCGCGTCTACAAGttccagcagctgcagttGGTCGATActggcgagacgcgcgaagaggcgacggcttctgcgacggcgcggcagcggtcGTCGTGCGTATCTCGGTCCTCGTTTGAGGATTTCGATCTAGAGGGGGAAGACGACGGGATTCAGCGCGGGGGCGGGTTTgggcgcagaagcagcgtAGGAAGTGACTCGGGGCCTGAGACGTACGAGGAGCCGGAaggcgtgcggcgccgacCCAGCATGCGCAGGGACCGGTCGGCGCGatggcgaggagacagccacGGGACCACAACGTGGGCGCCGGCAAGCCCGGAGAGGCGACCGCTGGGATGCGACAGCCCAGGCGGAAGCACCGGCGCAGGGAGGGACAGGGAGACAACATCCGACCGTCCCCTGCAAGCGGCTCGCTCGTGCGCGGCTATGCGGCGACCAGAAAGCGAGCCTCAGGAGTCtgaggggcgcggcgccggaaaGCGCGAAGAGATGCGGAGAAGACAGCCGggcaggagaggaggcgaggatgagcggctgcggcggcagccatcTGAACGCGCTGGAGCAGACGCCCGACCGGTGGGAGGCACATACTCTGCGCCGACGCACGGGGCGCGGCCAGACGACTTGGAGGCTGAGCACCTGCAAGGCCTCGCGTTCTACAACCTGAAGCTGATGATGGGCGACTTTgcggagacgctggagaTCGTGGAGCTGCACTATGGAGAAATGTTTTACATCGAAGGCGATGTCTTTGCGTACTTCCGCGGAGTGACGACCTTCATGGACTCGCAGAACTTCCGCCTCGAGAGCATCAAGTGCCGACGGAGGGACGGTCCGCCGATCGTCCTCACTCCGTCAGgggcctcggcctcgccagGCTCCGCCTCCGGAGTGGGCGAGAgctggagaggcgaggcggcgaggcgcacgcccACGCGACAGGTgccccggcggagacgaggagagcgaggagagaaaggcgggtcctgcggcgcatgccaggcgcgccagacgccgaGCAGTGGCGACAAGGCTTGTGGGATCTGCTGCAGGTGTCGAGCGCGGCAAGTTGCCCGCGACAGCAGCTCGTGCGTCACctccgaggaggagaaggaaccGGGCATCAGCTTCGGCTGGGCAGACAGAGAGTCCCGCGTtcggcgaggaagcagcgaagacgatgaAGGCTCGTCGTCGGATGAAGAGCAAGGAGGAtggagggggcggcgccaggagattcgggcgcgcgagacggacAACCGGAGGGACCGGCTCCGACGCACGCGAGGGGGGGCGCAAGCGGAGAGACAACGGAGTCGGTCTTaccacgcgcgcggcgcgctcgagACCTATGGTTCGCGCAAGACTAAGCCCGCTGAGACTGAGacagaggacgacggcgccggtAACGAGACAGATGATGAAGACATTGACGGGTTCGTGCGTACGCGCACTCTCGTGGATCGCGTGTACGGCCCGAAGGATGAAGGCGGAATAG GCTCTGGCATTGCTCGAACCTTCACCAACATCGTGCGCGCCTTGGATAtgggcagccgccgccgcacagacATCGTCGTGGAGGGCGCTCCGCTTCTTTCGTTCTTCTCATCGCCCTCTTTGTtggtcgcgccttcgcggctgctgagCGGCTCGCCCGGCatcggagaggaggcgagctacatagcgacgccagcgaagTGGGAGATTCACTCCGTGACGTACGTGAAGAAACCCCGGAGCCCGTTTCCCGTCTCCACGCCTGTCGAGGAAACGGAGAGGTCCTCTGCGCGGGGCCAGGTCCGACTGCGCCGGGACGCGTCGACTGCGACTCCACCGGCGCGACCCTCAGGCcgggcggaggggcgcgaCGAACAGGCGCCGGTGGGCGAGCGGggtgcggagacgcgagaagGCTCTGACAGCCGTGACGGGAGGAGACCGACTTTTCTTGGGTACTTactcggcgacgacgacatTGAGGACGACGACCCTCTCGCTTTCTTTGATGGCACGTGGTACTGA